A region from the Zonotrichia leucophrys gambelii isolate GWCS_2022_RI chromosome Z, RI_Zleu_2.0, whole genome shotgun sequence genome encodes:
- the VLDLR gene encoding very low-density lipoprotein receptor isoform X2 — MSPAAASAPRLPARSACLPAHPVPGAAMRLDRHRGEPSPSAGRRGAERSGVPRCWALLLLLALGCLRAAADGARTKCEESQFACGNGRCIPQIWKCDGDEDCSDGSDESACVKKTCAESDFVCLSGQCVPNRWQCDGDPDCEDGSDESSELCHTRTCRVNEISCGPQSTQCIPVSWKCDGEKDCDSEEDEQNCGNVTCSPADFTCSSGQCISKSFVCNGQDDCSDGSDELECAPPTCGVHEFQCKSSTCIPLSWVCDDDADCSDRSDESLEQCGRQPAPSVKCSASEVQCGSGECIHKKWRCDGDPDCKDGSDEINCPSRTCRPDQFRCEDGNCIHGTRQCNGVRDCLDGTDEANCNNVIQCSGPGKFKCKSGECIDINKVCNQQRDCKDWSDEPLKECNINECLVNNGGCSHICRDLIIGYECDCPAGFELLDRRTCGDIDECQNPGICSQICINLKGGYKCECSRGYQMDLATGVCKAVGKEPSLIFTNRRDIRKIGLERKEYIQLVEQLRNSIALDADIAEQKLYWADFSQKAIFSASIDTRDKVGTHIRILDNIHSPAGIAVDWVYKNIYWSDSAAKTISVASLDGTKRKVLFLSELREPASIAVDPISGFMYWSDWGEPAKIEKAGMNGFDRQQLVTTEIQWPNGIALDLVKSRLYWLDSKLHMVSSVDLNGQDRRIVLKSHMFLPHPLALTIFEDRVYWIDGENEAVYGANKFTGTDLVTLVNNLNDAQDIIVYHELVQPSGRNWCEEHMANGGCRYLCLPAPQINEHSPKYTCACPAGYFLQEDGLRCTAFNTSGTTSEVTAAGRTSAAWIILPAVLLMMAAVAGYFMWRNWQHKNMKSMNFDNPVYLKTTEEDLTIDIGRHSGSVGHTYPAISVVSTDDDMA; from the exons ATGTCTCCGGCTGCCGCCTCTGCTCCTCGGCTCCCCGCCCGCAGCGCCTGCCTGCCCGCGCACCCCGTCCCCGGCGCGGCGATGCGGCTGGACCGGCATCGCGGAGAGCCGAGCCCCTCGGCCGGCAGGCgcggcgcggagcggagcggagtCCCGCGCTGCtgggcgctgctgctgctgctcgccCTTGGCTGCCTGCGCGCCGCCGCCGACG gtgCAAGAACAAAATGTGAAGAATCCCAGTTTGCATGTGGTAATGGACGCTGTATTCCTCAAATCTGGAAATGTGATGGTGATGAAGACTGTTCAGATGGCAGTGATGAGAGTGCTTGTG TGAAGAAGACGTGTGCCGAATCTGACTTTGTGTGCCTCAGTGGTCAATGTGTGCCTAACAGGTGGCAGTGTGACGGGGATCCCGACTGTGAGGATGGGTCTGATGAGAGTTCCGAGCTGTGCC acACAAGAACATGCCGGGTAAATGAAATCAGCTGTGGTCCTCAGTCAACTCAGTGTATCCCAGTGTCCTGGAAATGTGATGGTGAAAAAGACTGTGACAGTGAAGAAGATGAACAGAATTGTG GCAATGTGACTTGCAGTCCAGCAGACTTCACATGCAGCAGTGGGCAATGTATTTCCAAGAGCTTTGTCTGCAATGGTCAAGATGACTGCAGTGATGGGAGTGATGAGCTGGAGTGTGCACCTCCTACCTGTGGAGTTCATGAGTTCCAGTGCAAGAGCTCGACTTGCATTCCCCTCAGCTGGGTGTGTGATGATGATGCTGACTGCTCTGACCGCTCAGATGAGTCTCTAGAGCAATGTGGCCGCCAGCCTGCACCTTCTGTGAagtgctctgccagtgaggtgCAGTGTGGCTCAGGTGAATGTATCCACAAAAAGTGGCGCTGTGATGGAGATCCTGACTGCAAGGATGGAAGTGATGAAATCAACTGCC CTTCTCGGACCTGCAGACCAGACCAATTCAGATGTGAAGATGGGAACTGCATCCATGGGACTAGGCAGTGCAATGGTGTGAGAGATTGTCTGGATGGCACAGATGAAGCAAATTGTAACAATG TTATTCAGTGCTCTGGACCTGGCAAATTCAAGTGCAAGAGTGGAGAATGCATAGATATCAATAAAGTGTGTAACCAGCAGAGAGACTGCAAGGACTGGAGTGATGAGCCCCTCAAGGAGTGTA ACATCAATGAATGTCTGGTGAACAATGGCGGATGCTCTCATATCTGCAGAGATCTCATTATTGGCTATGAATGTGACTGTCCAGCTGGGTTTGAGCTTCTGGACAGGAGAACCTGTGGAG atATTGATGAATGTCAGAACCCTGGTATATGTAGTCAGATCTGTATCAACCTGAAAGGGGGCTACAAATGTGAATGTAGCCGTGGCTATCAGATGGATCTTGCTACTGGGGTGTGCAAGGCAGTTG GGAAAGAACCAAGTCTAATTTTCACCAACCGCCGGGACATAAGGAAGATTGGCCTTGAGAGAAAAGAATATATTCAGCTTGTAGAGCAGCTAAGAAACTCTATAGCTCTAGATGCTGATATTGCTGAGCAAAAACTTTACTGGGCAGACTTCAGCCAGAAAGCAATCTTCAG TGCCTCTATTGATACCCGTGATAAAGTTGGGACACACATCAGAATCCTGGACAACAtacacagccctgcaggaattGCCGTTGACTGGGTTTATAAGAACATCTACTGGTCAGACTCAGCTGCAAAGACCATTTCAGTGGCTAGCCTAGATGGCACAAAAAGAAaggttttgtttctctctgaGCTGAGAGAGCCAGCTTCTATTGCTGTAGATCCTATTTCTGG CTTTATGTACTGGTCAGACTGGGGTGAGCCAGCAAAAATTGAAAAAGCAGGAATGAATGGATTTGACAGACAGCAGCTTGTGACAACAGAAATCCAATGGCCTAATGGAATTGCTCTAG ATCTTGTAAAAAGCCGCCTGTACTGGCTTGATTCCAAACTACACATGGTGTCAAGTGTGGACTTAAATGGCCAGGATCGTAGAATTGTGCTGAAGTCACATATGttccttcctcatcctcttGCTCTAACCATTTTTGAG GACCGTGTGTACTGGATTGACGGAGAGAATGAGGCAGTCTATGGTGCCAACAAATTTACTGGAACAGATTTGGTTACCCTTGTGAACAACCTCAATGATGCACAGGACATCATTGTGTATCATGaacttgttcagccttcag GTAGGAACTGGTGTGAAGAGCACATGGCAAATGGAGGTTGTAGGTAcctgtgcctgcctgctcctcagATAAATGAACATTCTCCAAAGTACACCTGTGCATGTCCAGCTGGGTACTTCTTACAGGAGGATGGTCTGAGATGTACAG CGTTCAACACTAGTGGTACAACCTCTGAAGTAACTGCAGCTGGAAGAACATCAGCAGCTTGGATCATTCTTCCTGCTG TATTGCTGATGATGGCTGCAGTAGCTGGCTACTTCATGTGGCGTAACTGGCAGCACAAGAACATGAAAAGCATGAATTTTGATAATCCAGTTTACCTGAAAACCACAGAAGAGGACCTCACAATTGATATTGGAAGACACAGTGGTTCAGTAGGACATACCTACCCTGCA ATATCTGTTGTCAGCACAGATGATGATATGGCGTGA
- the VLDLR gene encoding very low-density lipoprotein receptor isoform X1 — MSPAAASAPRLPARSACLPAHPVPGAAMRLDRHRGEPSPSAGRRGAERSGVPRCWALLLLLALGCLRAAADGARTKCEESQFACGNGRCIPQIWKCDGDEDCSDGSDESACVKKTCAESDFVCLSGQCVPNRWQCDGDPDCEDGSDESSELCHTRTCRVNEISCGPQSTQCIPVSWKCDGEKDCDSEEDEQNCGNVTCSPADFTCSSGQCISKSFVCNGQDDCSDGSDELECAPPTCGVHEFQCKSSTCIPLSWVCDDDADCSDRSDESLEQCGRQPAPSVKCSASEVQCGSGECIHKKWRCDGDPDCKDGSDEINCPSRTCRPDQFRCEDGNCIHGTRQCNGVRDCLDGTDEANCNNVIQCSGPGKFKCKSGECIDINKVCNQQRDCKDWSDEPLKECNINECLVNNGGCSHICRDLIIGYECDCPAGFELLDRRTCGDIDECQNPGICSQICINLKGGYKCECSRGYQMDLATGVCKAVGKEPSLIFTNRRDIRKIGLERKEYIQLVEQLRNSIALDADIAEQKLYWADFSQKAIFSASIDTRDKVGTHIRILDNIHSPAGIAVDWVYKNIYWSDSAAKTISVASLDGTKRKVLFLSELREPASIAVDPISGFMYWSDWGEPAKIEKAGMNGFDRQQLVTTEIQWPNGIALDLVKSRLYWLDSKLHMVSSVDLNGQDRRIVLKSHMFLPHPLALTIFEDRVYWIDGENEAVYGANKFTGTDLVTLVNNLNDAQDIIVYHELVQPSGRNWCEEHMANGGCRYLCLPAPQINEHSPKYTCACPAGYFLQEDGLRCTVSGTGTTVAYTEAKDTSTTEKSPTVGLVPGAFNTSGTTSEVTAAGRTSAAWIILPAVLLMMAAVAGYFMWRNWQHKNMKSMNFDNPVYLKTTEEDLTIDIGRHSGSVGHTYPAISVVSTDDDMA; from the exons ATGTCTCCGGCTGCCGCCTCTGCTCCTCGGCTCCCCGCCCGCAGCGCCTGCCTGCCCGCGCACCCCGTCCCCGGCGCGGCGATGCGGCTGGACCGGCATCGCGGAGAGCCGAGCCCCTCGGCCGGCAGGCgcggcgcggagcggagcggagtCCCGCGCTGCtgggcgctgctgctgctgctcgccCTTGGCTGCCTGCGCGCCGCCGCCGACG gtgCAAGAACAAAATGTGAAGAATCCCAGTTTGCATGTGGTAATGGACGCTGTATTCCTCAAATCTGGAAATGTGATGGTGATGAAGACTGTTCAGATGGCAGTGATGAGAGTGCTTGTG TGAAGAAGACGTGTGCCGAATCTGACTTTGTGTGCCTCAGTGGTCAATGTGTGCCTAACAGGTGGCAGTGTGACGGGGATCCCGACTGTGAGGATGGGTCTGATGAGAGTTCCGAGCTGTGCC acACAAGAACATGCCGGGTAAATGAAATCAGCTGTGGTCCTCAGTCAACTCAGTGTATCCCAGTGTCCTGGAAATGTGATGGTGAAAAAGACTGTGACAGTGAAGAAGATGAACAGAATTGTG GCAATGTGACTTGCAGTCCAGCAGACTTCACATGCAGCAGTGGGCAATGTATTTCCAAGAGCTTTGTCTGCAATGGTCAAGATGACTGCAGTGATGGGAGTGATGAGCTGGAGTGTGCACCTCCTACCTGTGGAGTTCATGAGTTCCAGTGCAAGAGCTCGACTTGCATTCCCCTCAGCTGGGTGTGTGATGATGATGCTGACTGCTCTGACCGCTCAGATGAGTCTCTAGAGCAATGTGGCCGCCAGCCTGCACCTTCTGTGAagtgctctgccagtgaggtgCAGTGTGGCTCAGGTGAATGTATCCACAAAAAGTGGCGCTGTGATGGAGATCCTGACTGCAAGGATGGAAGTGATGAAATCAACTGCC CTTCTCGGACCTGCAGACCAGACCAATTCAGATGTGAAGATGGGAACTGCATCCATGGGACTAGGCAGTGCAATGGTGTGAGAGATTGTCTGGATGGCACAGATGAAGCAAATTGTAACAATG TTATTCAGTGCTCTGGACCTGGCAAATTCAAGTGCAAGAGTGGAGAATGCATAGATATCAATAAAGTGTGTAACCAGCAGAGAGACTGCAAGGACTGGAGTGATGAGCCCCTCAAGGAGTGTA ACATCAATGAATGTCTGGTGAACAATGGCGGATGCTCTCATATCTGCAGAGATCTCATTATTGGCTATGAATGTGACTGTCCAGCTGGGTTTGAGCTTCTGGACAGGAGAACCTGTGGAG atATTGATGAATGTCAGAACCCTGGTATATGTAGTCAGATCTGTATCAACCTGAAAGGGGGCTACAAATGTGAATGTAGCCGTGGCTATCAGATGGATCTTGCTACTGGGGTGTGCAAGGCAGTTG GGAAAGAACCAAGTCTAATTTTCACCAACCGCCGGGACATAAGGAAGATTGGCCTTGAGAGAAAAGAATATATTCAGCTTGTAGAGCAGCTAAGAAACTCTATAGCTCTAGATGCTGATATTGCTGAGCAAAAACTTTACTGGGCAGACTTCAGCCAGAAAGCAATCTTCAG TGCCTCTATTGATACCCGTGATAAAGTTGGGACACACATCAGAATCCTGGACAACAtacacagccctgcaggaattGCCGTTGACTGGGTTTATAAGAACATCTACTGGTCAGACTCAGCTGCAAAGACCATTTCAGTGGCTAGCCTAGATGGCACAAAAAGAAaggttttgtttctctctgaGCTGAGAGAGCCAGCTTCTATTGCTGTAGATCCTATTTCTGG CTTTATGTACTGGTCAGACTGGGGTGAGCCAGCAAAAATTGAAAAAGCAGGAATGAATGGATTTGACAGACAGCAGCTTGTGACAACAGAAATCCAATGGCCTAATGGAATTGCTCTAG ATCTTGTAAAAAGCCGCCTGTACTGGCTTGATTCCAAACTACACATGGTGTCAAGTGTGGACTTAAATGGCCAGGATCGTAGAATTGTGCTGAAGTCACATATGttccttcctcatcctcttGCTCTAACCATTTTTGAG GACCGTGTGTACTGGATTGACGGAGAGAATGAGGCAGTCTATGGTGCCAACAAATTTACTGGAACAGATTTGGTTACCCTTGTGAACAACCTCAATGATGCACAGGACATCATTGTGTATCATGaacttgttcagccttcag GTAGGAACTGGTGTGAAGAGCACATGGCAAATGGAGGTTGTAGGTAcctgtgcctgcctgctcctcagATAAATGAACATTCTCCAAAGTACACCTGTGCATGTCCAGCTGGGTACTTCTTACAGGAGGATGGTCTGAGATGTACAG TTTCAGGTACTGGAACAACTGTGGCTTACACTGAGGCTAAAGATACCAGCACAACAGAAAAATCTCCAACTGTTGGACTAGTTCCTGGAG CGTTCAACACTAGTGGTACAACCTCTGAAGTAACTGCAGCTGGAAGAACATCAGCAGCTTGGATCATTCTTCCTGCTG TATTGCTGATGATGGCTGCAGTAGCTGGCTACTTCATGTGGCGTAACTGGCAGCACAAGAACATGAAAAGCATGAATTTTGATAATCCAGTTTACCTGAAAACCACAGAAGAGGACCTCACAATTGATATTGGAAGACACAGTGGTTCAGTAGGACATACCTACCCTGCA ATATCTGTTGTCAGCACAGATGATGATATGGCGTGA